From one Melospiza melodia melodia isolate bMelMel2 chromosome 4, bMelMel2.pri, whole genome shotgun sequence genomic stretch:
- the CPT1B gene encoding LOW QUALITY PROTEIN: carnitine O-palmitoyltransferase 1, muscle isoform (The sequence of the model RefSeq protein was modified relative to this genomic sequence to represent the inferred CDS: deleted 4 bases in 4 codons), with the protein MAEAHQAVAFQFTVTPEGLGFQLSREAVRQLYLAVVHSWKKRLVRAKNSFLTGVYPASPSSWMVVVMATAGSCYCHVDPSLGLIARIRHWLPRSEALSPHAQTVVSTVVFSTGAWLAAVLLFRRLLRLLLSYHGWMFEPHGRMSRSTRLWMALVKIMSIRKPLLYSFQSSLPTLPVPPVKATIARYLESVRPLLDDDKFREMEALAKEFQEKTAPRLQRYLRLKSWWTTNYVSDWWEEYIYLRGRSPIMVNSNYYAMDFLYVTPSRVQAARAANVVHSMMLYRRRLDRGEIPPMMALGVVPMCSYQMERMFNTTRIPGKETDTLLHLTDSKHLAVYHKGRYYKVWLYYGGQVLPPADLEMQFQRILEDPSPPQPGEERLAALTAGERVPWAEARARFFRRGPNKASLDAIERAAFFLTLDEEEHGQEPAQPGCMDAYAKSLLHGRCYDRWFDKSFTVVVYKNGKIGANAEHSWADAPIVGHLWEFMLATDKFQLGYTQDGHCKGDPRWHLAPPQRLQWNFPPEGVAAIEASLRVARALADDVDFCCFPFTTFGKGLIKRCRTSPDAFIQIALQLAHFRDKGSFCLTYEASMTRLFREGRTETVRSCTSEATAFVRSMADPWSSRSERQQLFKAAAEKHQQLYRLAMTGAGIDRHLFCLYLMSRYLGTQSPFLAKVLSEPWRLSTSQTPQQQLKMFDFEQFPDHVSCGGGFGPVADDGYGVSYIIAGENLITFHVSSKFSSPETDSQRFGRNIRQAMLDLAALFDKPAAGK; encoded by the exons ATGGCGGAAGCTCACCAGGCCGTGGCC TTCCAGTTCACGGTCACCCCCGAGGGCTTGGGCTTCCAGCTGAGCCGCGAG GCCGTGCGCCAGCTCTACCTGGCCGTCGTGCACTCATGGAAGAAGCGCCTGGTCCGCGCCAAG AACAGCTTCCTGACCGGCGTGTACCCCGCGTCGCcctccagctggatggtggtggtGATGGCCACGGCCGGCTCCTGCTACTGCCACGTGGATCCGTCCCTGGGGCTCATCGCCCGCATCCGGCACTGGCTGCCCCGCAG cgaGGCGCTGAGCCCCCATGCGCAGACCGTGGTCAGCACCGTGGTGTTCTCCACGGGGGCC TGGCTGGCGGCCGTGCTGCTCTTCCGGAGGCTGCTCCGCCTGCTGCTCTCCTACCACGGCTGGATGTTCGAGCCCCACGGGCGCATGAGCCGCAGCACCCGCCTCTGGATG GCGTTGGTGAAGATCATGTCCATCCGCAAGCCCCTCCTGTACAGCTTCCAGAGCTCCCTCCCCACGCTGCCGGTGCCGCCCGTGAAAGCCACCATCGCCCGG TACCTGGAGTCGGTGCGGCCGCTCCTGGACGATGACAAGTTCCGGGAGATGGAGGCGCTGGCCAAGGAGTTCCAGGAGAAGACGGCGCCGCGGCTGCAGCGGTACCTGCGCCTCAAGTCCTGGTGGACAACCAACTAT GTCAGTGACTGGTGGGAGGAGTACATTTACCTGCGC GGCCGCAGCCCCATCATGGTCAACAGCAACTACTACGCCATG gatTTCCTGTACGTGACCCCCAGCCGCGTCCAGGCTGCGCGGGCGGCCAACGTGGTGCACTCCATGATGCTCTACCGCCGGCGGCTGGACCGGGGCGAGATCCCCCCG aTGATGGCGCTGGGCGTGGTGCCCATGTGCTCGTACCAGATGGAGCGGATGTTCAACACCACCCGCATCCCGGGCAAGGAGACGG ACACGCTGCTGCACCTGACGGACAGCAAACACCTGGCCGTGTACCACAAGGGCCGCTACTACAAGGTGTGGCTCTACTACGGGGGGCAGGTGCTGCCGCCCGCCGACCTGGAGATGCAATTCCAGAGGATCCTGGAGGACCCCTCGCCCCCGCAGCCCGGGGAGGAGCGGCTGGCGGCGCTCACGGCCGGGGAAAG GGTGCCGTGGGCCGAGGCGCGGGCGCGGTTCTTCCGCCGCGGCCCCAACAAGGCGTCCCTGGACGCCATCGAGCGCGCCGCCTTCTTCCTCACGCTGGACGAGGAGGAGCACGGCCAGGAGCCCGCCCAGCCCGGCTGCATGGACGCCTACGCCAAGTCCCTGCTGCACGGCCGCTGCTACGACCG CTGGTTCGACAAGTCCTTCACAGTGGTGGTCTACAAGAACGGCAAGATCGGGGCCAACGCCGAGCACTCCTGGGCCGACGCCCCCATCGTGGGGCACCTCTGGGAG TTCATGCTGGCCACGGACAAGTTCCAGCTGGGCTACACCCAGGACGGGCACTGCAAGGGggaccccaggtggcacctggCCCCCCCCCAGCGCCTGCAGTGGAACTTCCCCCCCGAG GGGGTGGCGGCCATCGAGGCGTCGCTGCGCGTGGCGCGGGCGCTGGCCGACGACGTGGATTTCTGCTGCTTCCCGTTCACCACCTTCGGCAAGGGGCTCATCAAGCGCTGCCGCACCAGCCCCGACGCCTTCATCCagatcgccctgcagctggctcacTTCCGA GACAAGGGCTCCTTCTGCCTGACGTACGAGGCGTCCATGACGCGGCTGTTCCGCGAGGGCCGCACCGAGACCGTGCGCTCCTGCACCTCCGAGGCCACGGCCTTCGTGCGCAGCATGGCCGACCCCTGGAGCAGC CGCTCGGAGCGGCAGCAGCTGTTCAAGGCCGCGGCAGAGAAGCACCAGCAGCTCTATCGCCTCGCCATGACGGGCGCGGGCATCGACCGCCACCTCTTCTGCCTCTACCTGATGTCCCGGTACCTGGGCACGCAGAGCCCCTTCCTGGCCAAG GTGCTGTCGGAGCCCTGGCGCCTCTCCACCAGCCAGACCCCGCAGCAGCAGCTCAAGATGTTCGACTTCGAGCAATTCCCCGACCACGTCTCCTGCGGCGGCGGCTTCGGCCCC GTGGCAGACGATGGCTATGGGGTGTCCTACATCATTGCCGGGGAGAACCTCATCACCTTCCACGTGTCCAGCAAGTTCTCCAGCCCCGAGACG GACTCGCAGCGTTTCGGCCGCAACATCCGCCAGGCCATGCTGGACCTCGCGGCGCTCTTCGACAAACCCGCGGCCGGGAAGTGA